A region from the Arachis ipaensis cultivar K30076 chromosome B01, Araip1.1, whole genome shotgun sequence genome encodes:
- the LOC107646263 gene encoding transcription factor MYB101-like — MMENINKDAENDANSFTAMRGSMEAGDGCCGDSGGATAAGDEVALKKGPWTAAEDAILVDYVTKHGEGNWNAVQRNTKLARCGKSCRLRWANHLRPNLKKGAFSPEEEKLIIELHAQFGNKWARMAALLPGRTDNEIKNYWNTRVKRRQRQGLPLYSDDPDRPTISSTPTTPITHLGTNFMNNSPTSKFEFLHHQSYLHSPSPHHHHLNHSPLTSPLHRAPSYSPHTFLDATTHSPLSSSSLHSPLSTPISSSPLSFTFHRPAPLLCNPLRFKRYRSTSTVNPTTPTTPTHLSDLDNGFRFPVHLNSSSSFSHFFQNPSLLDPERNMVCSTSPSSFLSKIELPSNQFSLSSQPHQIEPSEFKLDDVEYNNDPNCLNTSNGLVGDILSEAQTMASSHQNLKKRSYFGLNEGHDEVFEGCQSFDDSLYWSSSSGLKPKEEATNLDKSMNEDLSTLLPVMPSTLQCQQNWQHNNTTEVSNNVQSSCLMTDDNFGLDIKPVASLFPLNNATNHDNNNNNTGCYSWDNLSGLC, encoded by the exons ATGATGGAAAATATTAATAAAGATGCAGAGAACGATGCAAACAGTTTCACTGCAATGAGGGGAAGCATGGAAGCAGGTGACGGCTGCTGTGGCGATAGCGGTGGTGCGACGGCTGCGGGAGATGAGGTGGCTTTGAAAAAAGGTCCTTGGACAGCCGCAGAGGATGCAATTTTAGTTGATTACGTAACGAAACACGGTGAAGGGAACTGGAATGCTGTACAAAGAAACACAAAGTTGGCTCGATGTGGAAAGAGTTGTAGGCTAAGATGGGCTAACCATTTGAGACCAAATTTGAAGAAAGGTGCTTTCTCCCctgaagaagaaaagctcatcaTTGAACTCCATGCTCAGTTTGGAAACAAATGGGCTCGAATGGCTGCATTG TTACCTGGAAGAACTGACAACGAAATAAAGAATTATTGGAACACAAGGGTGAAGCGGAGGCAAAGGCAAGGGCTTCCTCTGTACTCAGATGACCCTGATCGTCCGACTATATCAAGCACACCCACGACCCCTATAACTCATCTAGGAACAAACTTCATGAACAATTCTCCCACAAGCAAGTTTGAGTTTCTCCACCACCAAAGTTATCTTCATTCTCCATCTCCACATCACCACCACCTGAACCATTCTCCTTTAACATCACCACTTCACAGAGCTCCGTCTTATTCCCCTCACACATTCTTGGATGCTACTACGCATTCCCCTTTATCCTCGTCATCACTTCACTCACCACTCTCCACTCCCATTTCATCTTCACCTCTCTCCTTCACCTTCCATAGACCTGCACCGTTGTTGTGCAACCCTCTTCGCTTTAAGCGTTACCGTTCAACTTCAACTGTGAATCCAACCACACCAACCACGCCAACCCACTTATCTGATCTTGATAACGGGTTTAGATTTCCAGTTCAtctcaactcttcttcttctttctcccacTTCTTTCAGAACCCATCCTTGTTGGATCCTGAAAGAAACATGGTATGTTCGACTTCTCCTTCTAGTTTCCTAAGCAAGATAGAGCTCCCTTCAAACCAATTTTCATTGTCATCGCAACCGCACCAAATAGAGCCATCAGAGTTTAAACTTGATGATGTTGAGTATAATAATGACCCTAACTGTTTAAATACAAGTAATGGGTTGGTTGGGGATATTCTATCTGAAGCTCAAACCATGGCTTCTAGCCATCAGAATTTAAAAAAGCGAAGCTACTTCGGCTTGAATGAAGGGCACGATGAAGTTTTTGAGGGTTGCCAAAGCTTTGATGACTCTCTTTATTGGTCTTCTAGTTCAG GACTAAAACCAAAGGAAGAAGCAACAAACTTAGACAAATCCATGAATGAGGACTTGTCAACATTGCTCCCTGTAATGCCTTCAACCTTACAATGCCAACAGAATTGGCAGCATAATAATACAACAGAAGTCTCAAATAATGTCCAATCTTCTTGTCTTATGACAGATGACAATTTTGGACTTGATATAAAGCCTGTAGCTTCATTATTTCCTCTCAACAATGCCACGAaccatgataataataataataacacagGATGTTACTCATGGGACAATTTATCTGGGCTATGTTGA
- the LOC107625024 gene encoding protein disulfide-isomerase 5-2: protein MMTTKMKRILVVTFTVLLWIQFCKGEKFAVDGTVLVLDESNFDSAISSFDHILVDFYAPWCGHCKRLSPELDAAAPVLATLKDPIVIAKVDADKHTGLAKKYDVDAYPTIMLFNHGVPVEYRGPRKAELLVRYLKKFAASDVAVLDSDSAVKSFVEEAGEFFPIFIGFGLDSSMMEKLGIKYKKNAWFSVAKDFSEDLMVLYDFDKVPALVSLNLKYNERSTFYGPFEDEFLEDFVKQNLIPLAVPVSRDTLKLIQADGRKTVLAIVDDEDEERSKELVKLLKAAASANRDLIFGYVGVRQMEEFAEKFDIGTKLPKLVVWDNSDEYLSVVGFESIEEEDQATQISKFVEGYREGKTIKKEMSGPSFMRYLHRSFDVRLVYILVGIVAVMMILQTFFVKGGDEYQRVSNQVQAATQARSSVSEVENNEYKAGDKED, encoded by the exons ATGATGACGACGAAGATGAAGAGGATTCTTGTGGTTACTTTCACCGTTCTGCTATGGATCCAGTTTTGCAAAGGGGAGAAGTTCGCGGTGGACGGGACTGTGCTGGTTCTTGATGAATCCAACTTCGATTCCGCCATCTCTTCCTTCGATCACATCTTGGTTGATTTCTACGCTCCCTGGTGCGGTCACTGCAAGCGCCTTTCACCTGAG TTAGATGCTGCCGCACCTGTACTTGCAACCTTAAAGGATCCCATAGTCATAGCGAAGGTAGATGCGGACAAGCATACTGGCCTTGCGAAAAAATATGATGTTGA TGCATATCCAACCATTATGCTGTTTAATCATGGCGTCCCTGTAGAGTACCGTGGACCAAGGAAAGCCGAATTACTTGTTCGTTATCTGAAGAAATTTGCTGCTTCTGATGTTGCTGTTCTTGATTCAGATTCTGCTGTCAAATCATTTGTTGAAGAAGCTGGCGAATTTTTCCCCATATTTATAGGTTTTGGGTTGGACAGCTCAATGATGGAGAAGTTAGGCATAAAGTATAAGAAAAATGCATGGTTCTCTGTGGCAAAAGATTTTTCAGAGGATCTCATGGTGTTGTATGACTTTGATAAGGTTCCTGCATTGGTTTCCCTTAATCTAAAATACAATGAGCGGAGCACATTCTATGGCCCCTTTGAAG ATGAATTTTTGGAAGATTTTGTAAAACAAAATCTGATTCCCTTGGCTGTGCCTGTATCCCGTGACACACTTAAGTTGATTCAAGCTGATGGTAGGAAGACAGTTTTGGCAATTGTTGACGATGAAGATGAAGAAAGATCAAAGGAGCTGGTTAAGTTATTGAAGGCTGCTGCATCTGCAAATCGTGACTTAATATTTGGTTATGTTGGAGTTAGACAGATGGAAGAATTTGCTGAAAAATTCGATATTGGCACTAAACTGCCAAAACTGGTCGTTTGGGATAACAGCGATGAGTACCTTTCA GTTGTTGGTTTTGAAAGCATCGAAGAAGAGGATCAAGCAACACAGATCTCTAAATTTGTAGAAGGATATCGAGAAGGAAAAACCATAAAGAAAGAGATGAGTGGCCCTTCATTTATGCGATATCTCCATCGATCTTTTGATGTCAGATTGGTGTACATTCTTGTTGGTATTGTTGCAGTAATGATGATTCTTCAGACATTTTTTGTTAAAGGAGGTGATGAATACCAGAGAGTTTCAAATCAAGTACAGGCTGCTACTCAAGCAAGGAGCTCTGTTTCAGAAGTTGAAAACAATGAGTATAAAGCTGGAGACAAGGAGGATTAA